One window of Candidatus Zixiibacteriota bacterium genomic DNA carries:
- the tsaE gene encoding tRNA (adenosine(37)-N6)-threonylcarbamoyltransferase complex ATPase subunit type 1 TsaE gives MRAVIETSSPEETRQFARRIAGLVSSGTVIALSGELGAGKTVFAKGFCHALGFGGNVSSPSFTLVNIYQVGTLTINHVDCYRLNDPSEVEDLGPDELFYPAGITLVEWAEKVKSYLPATTVWIKIELLTAESRRIEIVDPRT, from the coding sequence ATGCGCGCAGTGATCGAGACATCCTCACCCGAGGAAACCCGTCAGTTCGCGCGCAGAATTGCGGGACTGGTATCTTCGGGTACAGTGATCGCCTTAAGCGGTGAACTGGGGGCGGGAAAAACCGTTTTTGCCAAAGGATTCTGCCATGCCCTCGGTTTTGGCGGTAATGTCAGTTCGCCCAGTTTTACACTGGTTAACATCTACCAGGTCGGGACCCTGACGATCAATCATGTCGACTGCTACCGCCTCAACGATCCATCCGAGGTGGAAGATCTGGGACCCGATGAGCTATTTTATCCGGCCGGGATAACCCTCGTTGAATGGGCCGAGAAAGTAAAATCCTATCTGCCCGCAACAACGGTCTGGATTAAAATAGAACTTCTCACGGCAGAATCCCGTCGAATCGAGATCGTCGATCCCCGAACCTGA
- the tsaB gene encoding tRNA (adenosine(37)-N6)-threonylcarbamoyltransferase complex dimerization subunit type 1 TsaB produces MLILCLDSSGPFLKTGLFEDLNCLNQSSSDSRGNHSARIILQIENALRESGRKIDQVDLIAINLGPGSFTGLRIGLAAVMGIAGARGIPVVGSNAFEMIRPALKEKTGHFLALIVCRGNEFYCAEFESDSDQVRQMGPCRTVTVKDFEQSSQEYFLVGQGAGRFFELASDDLRKRLRTELEHDDLPRLADLARLSYTKHQSEKKAQAGLPELFYLAPSQAELNYAKRQSENK; encoded by the coding sequence ATGCTCATACTGTGTCTGGACAGTTCCGGTCCGTTTTTAAAAACGGGGCTATTCGAGGATCTGAATTGTTTGAACCAGAGTTCATCCGACAGTCGTGGAAACCATTCAGCCCGAATAATACTTCAGATCGAAAATGCCCTGCGCGAATCAGGCCGTAAAATCGATCAGGTCGACCTGATCGCAATAAATCTCGGTCCCGGTTCGTTTACCGGCCTCCGGATCGGATTAGCGGCGGTAATGGGTATCGCCGGTGCGCGGGGTATACCGGTTGTCGGATCAAACGCTTTTGAGATGATCCGGCCGGCCCTCAAGGAGAAGACCGGACACTTCCTGGCGCTGATTGTATGCCGTGGAAACGAGTTCTACTGCGCTGAGTTCGAATCCGATTCCGATCAGGTCAGGCAAATGGGACCTTGCCGAACAGTAACTGTCAAGGATTTCGAGCAATCATCACAAGAATATTTTTTAGTCGGTCAGGGTGCCGGAAGATTTTTTGAGCTCGCTTCTGACGACCTTAGAAAAAGGTTGAGGACAGAACTGGAACACGATGATTTGCCACGACTTGCGGATCTGGCGAGATTGTCTTATACTAAACATCAAAGTGAGAAAAAAGCTCAGGCGGGATTGCCGGAACTGTTTTATCTGGCACCCTCGCAGGCGGAATTAAACTATGCCAAACGACAATCTGAAAATAAGTAG
- the rimI gene encoding ribosomal-protein-alanine N-acetyltransferase, whose translation MPNDNLKISSITPADLDDVYIIETSTFPDPWPYAIFISDLEDPQTFCWKAKIEKKLVAFIIFRLENKTIHLTNIAVREDFRRKKVGHRLLKKLLYKAREYKSEYIYLDVRKSNQAAIDFYRRYGFEVLLERKGYYRRPPEDALVMVLQMTERSDRGVVQESSRRSDIAEEEGYSRGDLDQMSGLQ comes from the coding sequence ATGCCAAACGACAATCTGAAAATAAGTAGTATTACACCTGCTGATCTGGATGATGTCTACATAATTGAAACTAGCACCTTCCCGGATCCATGGCCGTATGCTATCTTCATTTCCGATTTGGAAGATCCGCAGACTTTCTGCTGGAAAGCGAAAATCGAGAAAAAGCTGGTGGCCTTTATAATTTTTCGACTTGAAAACAAAACCATTCACCTGACAAATATAGCGGTCAGGGAAGATTTTCGACGTAAAAAGGTTGGACATCGACTTTTGAAAAAGTTATTATATAAGGCCAGAGAGTATAAAAGCGAATACATATACCTGGATGTGCGTAAATCCAATCAGGCGGCGATAGATTTCTACCGCCGTTACGGTTTTGAGGTGTTACTTGAAAGAAAGGGCTATTACCGTCGTCCTCCCGAAGATGCATTGGTGATGGTTCTTCAGATGACAGAGAGGTCTGATCGTGGAGTGGTTCAAGAAAGCTCGCGAAGGTCTGATATCGCAGAAGAAGAAGGATATTCCCGAGGGGATCTGGAT